Part of the Patescibacteria group bacterium genome, AATCCCGGCTGTCGCCGTTAAAGAGAGCTGAAAACCTATATCAAAAAGTATCAAAGGTGATAATAATAGCATAATAATGGCTGTAACCAATAAAGTAATCAAACCATCACTCATCCTCCCCAGATATTTAGCGGTATAAGCTAAACCCGCCATAATCGCGGCCCGAACCACCGGCGGTTCGGCTCCGACCATTAAGGTATAAAACAAGACACCTAAAAAAGCGACCACTAAAGCTTTTTTTCGGTTCATCAACCAAACTAAAAAAGAAACCAGGAAGCCAGCAATCACTGAAAGATTGTAACCAGAAGCGACAATGATATGAAGTGTGCCTGTATCCCGCAAATTATTCAGGAAATTTTCAGGCATTTCTTTTTTAACTCCTAAAAGAATACCGATCATTAGGCTTGCTTGGGGTTCTGGTAAAACCCCTGCAATCACCTTTTCCAGCCGACCTCTAAAATTATAAAGACTACCCTTAAAAGAAAATAAAAAATCTTCTTTTCCCTCTTCTTCTGCATTCTGAATGTCTGGAAAGTAAGCAGAATATCTGGTATCAAAGGGGTTTATCACTCTCTTCTCAAATCTGCCAGTAACCACCAACCTATCACCATAAAAATAGCCTGGAAAACGGTGGGTTTCTAAAAAAACCGGCCCAAGGTAAATGATCTGGTATGAATCCTTCAGATATGGTTGCTGACTGACTCTTCCTTTGAGCGTAATTTCCCTTCCCTCAGGTATCTTTAATCTCGAAACAGATTGAAGACGAAAGAAGTAAAGAAAAATAACCAAAATCAAAACAAAACCAATAAAGATTTTTTGGGCAGGTTTCATCTAAAAGACAGTAATCTCGTCTTTGATTGTTTCAAAAACATTAGCGGGAATGACTTTCTTATCTAATAAGTCATCAACAGAAGCATAAGGACGATTCTCAATAATCGCTTTAGCCCGAGCCTCGCCGATTCCCCAAAGCGAATCTAATTCTGAAGCCGAAGCACTATTAATATTAATCTTCCCACTC contains:
- a CDS encoding ComEC/Rec2 family competence protein gives rise to the protein MKPAQKIFIGFVLILVIFLYFFRLQSVSRLKIPEGREITLKGRVSQQPYLKDSYQIIYLGPVFLETHRFPGYFYGDRLVVTGRFEKRVINPFDTRYSAYFPDIQNAEEEGKEDFLFSFKGSLYNFRGRLEKVIAGVLPEPQASLMIGILLGVKKEMPENFLNNLRDTGTLHIIVASGYNLSVIAGFLVSFLVWLMNRKKALVVAFLGVLFYTLMVGAEPPVVRAAIMAGLAYTAKYLGRMSDGLITLLVTAIIMLLLSPLILFDIGFQLSLTATAGI